From a single Miscanthus floridulus cultivar M001 chromosome 8, ASM1932011v1, whole genome shotgun sequence genomic region:
- the LOC136470141 gene encoding putative RING-H2 finger protein ATL37: MRTFTQLSQLNLTDEQWEVILPKPEVPELIALVHKAYQDGCITHATLELWVDEQLKFIAFEVLLTLCVEAKAAPAGCRDCSIYLEDETSNPTASHAMEMPGYGHAFHHKCITKWFYRRSTCPMCRRDLSMYLDPVV; the protein is encoded by the coding sequence ATGAGGACATTCACACAGCTATCGCAACTCAACCTCACCGACGAGCAGTGGGAGGTCATCCTTCCCAAGCCTGAGGTTCCTGAACTCATAGCCCTAGTGCACAAGGCCTACCAGGATGGCTGCATCACCCATGCCACGCTTGAGCTTTGGGTTGATGAACAGTTAAAGTTCATCGCGTTTGAGGTGCTCTTGACGCTCTGCGTGGAGGCGAAGGCGGCGCCAGCGGGGTGTCGAGACTGCAGCATCTACCTGGAGGATGAAACATCTAATCCTACAGCCAGCCATGCTATGGAAATGCCTGGCTATGGCCATGCATTCCACCACAAGTGCATCACCAAGTGGTTCTACCGGAGATCCACCTGCCCGATGTGCCGACGAGATTTGTCTATGTATCTTGACCCGGTAGTGTAG
- the LOC136477505 gene encoding putative multidrug resistance protein: MDAAGRRAKKVDAAALVALGSSVFVHADAVDVALMVLGLVGAIGDGMATPLRLLVASRIANDLGSGPDHLQHQFTSKINANVIRIVYIACASWVMAFLEGYCWARTAERQASRMRARYLQAVLRQDVEFFDLKPGSTSEVVTSVSNDSLVVQDALSDKVPNFAMYVTMFAGSYAVGFALLWRLTLVTLPSALLLIIPGVSYGRALTGLARRIREQYALPGAVAQQAVSSVRTVYAFVAEKTTMARFSAALEESARLGLRQGLAKGIALGTNGIAFAIYAFNIWYGGRLVMYHGYPGGTVFVVSSLIVIGGVSLGSALSNVKYFSEATAAADRILEMIQRVPKIDSESGAGEELANVAGEVEFKNVDFCYPSRPESPVLANFILRVPAGHTVALVGPSGSGKSTAIALLERFYDPSAGEVALDGVDIRRLRLKWLRAQMGLVSQEPAMFAMSVRENILFGEEDATGEEIVAAAMAANAHSFISQLPQGYDTQVGERGAQMSGGQKQRIAIARAILRSPKILLLDEATSALDTESERVVQEALDAASVGRTTILVAHRLSTVRNADSIAVMQSGAVQELGSHSELIAKNGMYSSLVHLQQNRDSGEGTEVGGTCGASPSGGQCSSSNNSKMVSSASRSSSTWSVGDARDGENADEKPKPPVPSFGRLLLLNAPEWKFALVGSSCAVLSGAIQPIFAYGMGCTFSIYYSTDHEEIKDKTRMYAFIFLALVALSFMLNIGQHYSFAAMGECLTKRIRKRMLAKILTFEIGWFDHDDNSTGNICSQLAKDANIVRSLVGDRMALLIQTASMVAIAFTVGLVISWRLALVMIALQPFIIACSYARRVLLKNMSMKSIQAQSETSKLAADAVSNLRTITAFSSQGRILRLFSQAQDEPHKESIRQSWFAGLGLGASVGLTIFSWALNYWYSGKLMAERLIAVEAVFQTSMILVTTGRVIADACSMTTDIAKGAEAVSSVFTILDRQTKIDPDNPKGYKPEKLIGEVEVVGVDFAYPSRPDVIIFRGFSLSMMAGKSTALVGQSGSGKSTIIGLIERFYDPLKGVVNIDGRDIKAYNLQALRRHIGLVSQEPTLFAGTIKENIMMEAEMASEAEVEEAARSANAHDFISNLKDGYDTWCGDRGAQLSGGQKQRIAIARAILKNPAILLLDEATSALDSQSEKAVQEALDRVMVGRTSVVVAHRLSTIQSCDMIAVLDRGVVVEKGTHASLMANGRSGTYFGLVTLQQRGKQH; encoded by the exons ATGGACGCCGCCGGACGACGCGCAAAGAAGGTGGACGCGGCCGCGCTGGTGGCGCTGGGGTCTTCGGTGTTCGTGCACGCGGACGCCGTCGACGTGGCCCTGATGGTGCTAGGCCTGGTCGGCGCCATAGGCGACGGCATGGCCACGCCCCTGCGGCTGCTCGTCGCCAGCCGCATCGCCAACGACCTCGGCAGCGGCCCCGATCACCTCCAGCATCAGTTCACCTCCAAGATCAACGCG AACGTGATCAGAATCGTCTACATTGCGTGCGCCTCCTGGGTAATGGCGTTCCTAG AGGGATACTGCTGGGCACGGACGGCGGAGCGGCAGGCGTCGCGGATGCGGGCGCGGTACCTGCAGGCGGTGCTCCGGCAGGACGTGGAGTTCTTCGACCTCAAGCCGGGGTCCACGTCGGAGGTGGTCACCAGCGTGTCCAACGACAGCCTCGTCGTGCAGGACGCGCTGAGCGACAAGGTGCCCAACTTCGCCATGTACGTCACCATGTTCGCCGGCAGCTACGCCGTGGGCTTCGCGCTGCTGTGGCGGCTCACGCTGGTGACGCTGCCGTCCGCGCTCCTCCTCATCATCCCGGGCGTCTCCTACGGCCGCGCCCTCACGGGCCTCGCGCGGAGGATCAGGGAGCAGTACGCGCTCCCGGGCGCCGTCGCGCAGCAGGCCGTCTCGTCGGTGCGCACCGTCTACGCCTTCGTCGCCGAGAAGACCACCATGGCCCGGTTCTCCGCCGCGCTCGAGGAGTCGGCGCGCCTCGGCCTCAGGCAGGGGCTCGCCAAGGGCATCGCCCTCGGCACCAACGGCATCGCCTTCGCCATCTACGCCTTCAACATCTGGTACGGCGGCCGCCTCGTCATGTACCACGGCTACCCGGGAGGCACCGTCTTCGTCGTCTCCTCCCTTATCGTCATCGGCGGCGT GTCGCTGGGGTCGGCACTGTCCAACGTCAAGTACTTCTCGGAGGCGACCGCGGCAGCGGACAGGATCCTTGAAATGATACAGCGGGTGCCCAAGATTGACTCCGAGAGTGGCGCCGGCGAGGAGCTGGCCAACGTCGCCGGCGAGGTGGAGTTCAAGAACGTCGACTTTTGCTACCCGTCGCGGCCAGAGAGCCCCGTCTTGGCCAACTTCATCCTGCGGGTGCCGGCTGGGCACACGGTGGCGCTCGTCGGCCCCAGTGGGTCTGGAAAGTCGACGGCGATCGCGCTGCTGGAGCGGTTCTACGACCCGTCGGCCGGGGAGGTGGCGCTGGACGGCGTGGACATCCGCCGGCTCCGGCTCAAGTGGCTGCGCGCGCAGATGGGGCTCGTCAGCCAGGAGCCCGCCATGTTCGCCATGTCGGTGCGGGAGAACATACTGTTCGGCGAGGAGGATGCTACAGGGGAGGAGATCGTCGCGGCAGCAATGGCGGCCAATGCCCACAGCTTCATATCGCAGCTGCCACAGGGCTACGACACGCAG GTGGGTGAGCGTGGTGCACAGATGTCTGGAGGGCAGAAGCAGAGGATTGCCATTGCTAGAGCAATCCTGAGGTCACCCAAGATTCTGCTCCTTGACGAAGCAACGAGCGCACTGGACACCGAGTCCGAGCGCGTCGTGCAGGAGGCGCTTGACGCGGCCTCCGTAGGCCGGACTACCATCCTTGTTGCACATCGCCTCTCCACCGTCCGAAATGCCGACAGCATAGCTGTCATGCAATCTGGCGCAGTCCAGGAGCTGGGCTCCCACAGTGAGCTCATTGCCAAGAATGGCATGTACTCATCTCTTGTCCATCTTCAGCAGAATAGAGATTCAGGTGAGGGCACCGAGGTTGGTGGAACTTGTGGTGCATCTCCTAGTGGAGGGcaatgcagcagcagcaacaacagcaaGATGGTCTCTTCAGCTAGCAGGTCAAGTTCGACATGGTCCGTTGGTGACGCAAGAGATGGTGAGAACGCTGATGAGAAGCCAAAGCCTCCTGTGCCATCCTTCGGAAGGTTGCTTCTCCTCAATGCACCAGAGTGGAAGTTTGCACTGGTGGGGAGCTCATGTGCAGTCCTATCTGGGGCAATCCAGCCTATTTTTGCATATGGCATGGGGTGCACATTCTCCATCTACTACTCGACAGATCATGAGGAGATCAAGGACAAAACAAGGATGTATGCTTTCATCTTCCTCGCTCTCGTTGCGCTCTCATTCATGCTCAACATTGGACAGCACTATAGCTTTGCTGCCATGGGAGAGTGCCTGACCAAGAGGATCAGGAAGCGAATGCTTGCAAAAATCCTCACTTTTGAGATTGGATGGTTTGACCATGACGACAACTCCACTGGCAATATATGCTCACAGCTCGCTAAGGACGCCAACATC GTAAGGTCACTGGTGGGCGACCGAATGGCTCTGTTGATCCAGACGGCTTCCATGGTGGCCATTGCTTTCACCGTGGGTCTTGTCATTTCTTGGCGGTTGGCCCTTGTCATGATAGCACTGCAGCCGTTTATCATTGCTTGCTCCTATGCTCGCCGTGTCTTGCTGAAGAACATGTCCATGAAGTCGATACAGGCCCAGTCCGAAACTAGCAAGCTAGCTGCTGACGCTGTCTCCAACCTCCGCACCATCACCGCCTTCTCATCCCAGGGCCGCATCCTACGCCTCTTCAGCCAGGCGCAGGATGAACCACACAAGGAGAGCATCCGGCAGTCGTGGTTCGCAGGTCTAGGGCTCGGCGCCTCTGTGGGCCTCACCATATTCTCATGGGCCCTCAACTACTGGTACAGTGGCAAGCTCATGGCCGAGCGGCTCATTGCTGTGGAGGCGGTCTTCCAAACCAGCATGATTCTAGTCACCACAGGGCGTGTGATAGCAGATGCATGTAGCATGACAACAGATATCGCCAAAGGTGCCGAAGCGGTCTCTTCAGTGTTCACTATTCTCGACCGCCAAACGAAGATTGACCCCGACAATCCTAAGGGGTACAAGCCAGAGAAGCTCATTGGAGAGGTggaagttgtaggagttgatttcGCATATCCATCCAGGCCAGATGTGATCATCTTCAGAGGATTCTCGTTGAGCATGATGGCAGGCAAGTCAACAGCCCTTGTCGGGCAAAGTGGCTCTGGCAAGTCAACCATCATCGGGCTTATAGAACGGTTCTACGACCCACTCAAGGGCGTGGTGAACATAGATGGTAGAGACATCAAAGCATACAATCTCCAAGCTCTGCGTCGACATATTGGACTCGTCAGCCAAGAGCCAACATTGTTCGCTGGCACTATAAAAGAGAACATAATGATGGAGGCGGAGATGGCGAGTGAGGCAGAGGTCGAGGAGGCGGCAAGGTCCGCCAACGCGCATGACTTCATCAGTAACCTCAAGGATGGGTACGACACATGGTGTGGAGACCGGGGCGCCCAACTATCAGGAGGGCAGAAGCAGCGCATCGCCATCGCCCGCGCCATTCTCAAGAACCCAGCCATCCTGCTGCTCGATGAAGCTACAAGCGCACTGGACAGCCAGTCCGAGAAGGCGGTGCAGGAGGCACTGGACAGGGTGATGGTTGGCCGGACCAGCGTGGTCGTGGCGCACAGGCTCAGCACCATCCAGAGCTGTGATATGATAGCTGTGCTTGATAGGGGAGTCGTCGTAGAGAAGGGCACGCATGCGTCCCTAATGGCCAATGGTCGCTCTGGGACCTACTTTGGCTTGGTCACTTTGCAGCAGAGAGGCAAGCAGCACTGA